Genomic segment of Panicum virgatum strain AP13 chromosome 2K, P.virgatum_v5, whole genome shotgun sequence:
AGCtagaatggtgtgagagaaaaatactgttgggctggctggagctggagcgatTGGAGAGGGAAAAACTGTAGCGCTAGAGGGCTGGAGACCAGCCGAACGCAATATGTAGATTTGTACAATCTCCCATCTGATGATCATACATTTGAATCTGTCTAGTACACATCTTTGTATTACCCCTGAACTCTTGGCTTTGAATCAAACATACCATCGAACATCTACTCTTCTTTCTTCTATCTCTAGTTTCCTTCCAACATATGATTTTAACCATTTCTTTgtcaacaattttttttgtgcAACACATAATGTTAACGCAAACGCTTATATATGGACCTGCAGACCCTATCGCGAGAAGCTGGACCGGCGTATTGACAAAGCCACCGCATATGCTCCGCTTTAACTTACATCTATCACCGTTCGTTTTAAGTTACTTTGTGTATGACCATGATATTTTATATAGATACTTAACTTTTCAAGTTAAAATATCACTAGAAAttatttatattaaaaaaacttGGTAATGCGTCCCCTAATATTATTTCAAAGAGTGTCACAACCATTAAGTTTCTTTTGtattaatggtcaaagtttCAGAACAGAGTTATTGTAAATTTTAGTGGCATTTGCACTGGTCCACTTGGCATCCAGCAGCAAGAGATGGAGGCTCCCAATACTCAGTTTAAAATATACAACAGATAATGTCACCTGTTACACTATGCCCAATAATACTGTATCCAACTTTTTACGATCGATCGACTGATTGAAGCATGGTTTAAAATATACAACAGATAATGTGTTGAAACCTGCATGTGACCATGCATCGACAAATCAAGATCGAACCAAATTTCAAGCAACATCCAGCCATTCTGGAGCTAGATATATCGATGGTGCTAACATCTCGTCGGCAACCTCCAGCCATTCTAGAGCCGGCCATGGCAGGAAGCCAAGCAGCTTCTCCGTCCTCTCATCTCCACGTCGTGGTGTTCCCATGGCTCGCCTTCGGCCACATGATCCCGTTCCTCGAGCTCTCCAACCGGctcgcgcggcgcggccacgccgtCACCTTCGTGTCCACGCCGAGGAACGCCGCCAGGCTGGGCGCCGTCCCGCCGGAGCTCTCCGCGCTCGTCCGCGTCGCCGCGCTGGAGTTGCCGCAGGTCGAGGGGCTTCCGGACGGCGCCGAGTCGACGGCCGACGTCCCGCCGGAGAAGGTCGGGCTGCTCAAGAAGGCGTTCGACGGCCTAGCCGCGCCGTTCGCGCAACTCGTCGCGGAGGCCTGCGCCGGCGGCAAAGACGAGGTCGCGGCCTTCTCGAGGAAGCCCGACTGGATCGTCCTCGACTTCGCGCAGAACTGGATTTGGCCAATCGCTGAGGAGCACGAGGTGGGTAGTCTTGAtcgaccttcttcttcctccttcagaTTGCCATGGAACTAGAGCTGATGGTTTCCTTGGACCTCTTCTTCTCCGTGCGGCGGCATCGGCAAGATTTCGTGCGCCACCTTCTGCATCCTGCCAGCGGCTTTCTTGGCATTCGTCGGCCCGGAGCACGAGAACGCGGCGCACCCGCGGAGCACGGCGGAGGACTtcatggccgcgccgccgtggatcgACTTCCCCTCCACCATCGCGCACCGCCGCCACGAGGCCCAGGCCATCGCCGCCGTGTTCCGGCCGAACGACTCCGGCGTGTCCGACATGGACCGATTCTGGGAGTTGCAGCAGCGCTgccgcctcgtcgtcctccgcAGCTGCCCCGAGGCCGAGCCGCGGCTGATCCCTCTCCTCACGGACATCTTCGCCCGGCCGGTCATCCCTGCCGGCCTCCTCCTGCCAGACGACGTCgtgggcgacgacgacgccgcccccggcggcgaCCAGTCCTTCTCGGCCGCCGTCCGTTGGCTGGACGAGCAGCCCCGGGGGTCGGTCATCTACGTGGCTCTCGGGAGCGAGGCGCCTGTGACGGCGGAACACGTGCGGGAGCTCGCGCTCGGGCTTGAGCTCTCCGGCGTTCGGTTCCTCTGGGCGCTCCGGTGGCCCTTCGggcactccggcgagctcctcccggACGGGTTCGAGCGCCGCGTCGCGGGGCGCGGCGTCGTGCGCGCCGGGTGGGTGCCGCAGGTGCGCGTGCTGGCGCACGCCGCGGTGGGTGCGTTCCTGACGCACTGCGGCTGGGGATCCACCGTGGAGAACCTCTTCCGGTTCGGGCACCCCCTCGTGATG
This window contains:
- the LOC120695891 gene encoding UDP-glycosyltransferase 91C1-like, with the protein product MAGSQAASPSSHLHVVVFPWLAFGHMIPFLELSNRLARRGHAVTFVSTPRNAARLGAVPPELSALVRVAALELPQVEGLPDGAESTADVPPEKVGLLKKAFDGLAAPFAQLVAEACAGGKDEVAAFSRKPDWIVLDFAQNWIWPIAEEHEISCATFCILPAAFLAFVGPEHENAAHPRSTAEDFMAAPPWIDFPSTIAHRRHEAQAIAAVFRPNDSGVSDMDRFWELQQRCRLVVLRSCPEAEPRLIPLLTDIFARPVIPAGLLLPDDVVGDDDAAPGGDQSFSAAVRWLDEQPRGSVIYVALGSEAPVTAEHVRELALGLELSGVRFLWALRWPFGHSGELLPDGFERRVAGRGVVRAGWVPQVRVLAHAAVGAFLTHCGWGSTVENLFRFGHPLVMLPFVADQGLIARAMAARGVGVEVTWNEDDGSFRGDDVAAAVRRVMVEEEGVELARNAGELQKVVGDNPRQERYTDELVEYLQRYK